In Cryptosporangium aurantiacum, one DNA window encodes the following:
- a CDS encoding ABC transporter ATP-binding protein encodes MLTVDDVHVSYGGVVQALRGVTLSVPNGAVVAVLGSNGAGKSTLLRAISGTLRLQSGRIDAGRIRLDDRDLPGTDPGTIVRRGVVHVPEGRRIFGRLTVEENLRAGGLANSDRAAKARARDRVHDLFPVLKERRTQRGALLSGGEQQMLAIGRALMADPKLLLLDEPSLGLAPRVIGQIGEVITEINRQGTAVLLIEQNATMALSVAEQAYVLDVGRVSLSGTAAELAGSDEVQRLYLGQDTTRAAPGEAAPRRTLSRWSG; translated from the coding sequence GTGCTGACGGTCGACGACGTCCACGTCTCCTACGGTGGTGTGGTCCAGGCCCTTCGTGGCGTGACGCTCTCGGTGCCCAACGGCGCGGTGGTCGCGGTGCTCGGCAGCAACGGCGCCGGGAAGAGCACGCTGCTCCGGGCGATCTCCGGCACGCTGCGCCTGCAGTCCGGGCGGATCGACGCCGGCCGGATCCGCCTCGACGACCGTGACCTTCCCGGCACCGATCCCGGGACCATCGTCCGCCGCGGTGTCGTTCACGTCCCGGAGGGACGCCGGATCTTCGGTCGGCTGACCGTCGAGGAGAACCTCCGCGCGGGTGGGCTGGCCAATTCCGACCGCGCCGCGAAGGCGCGGGCGCGCGACCGGGTGCACGACCTGTTCCCGGTCCTCAAAGAACGGCGGACGCAACGCGGCGCGCTGTTGTCCGGCGGTGAGCAGCAGATGCTGGCGATCGGCCGGGCACTGATGGCCGACCCGAAACTCCTGCTCCTCGACGAGCCGTCGCTGGGGCTGGCGCCCCGGGTGATCGGCCAGATCGGCGAGGTGATCACCGAGATCAACCGGCAGGGCACCGCGGTGCTGCTGATCGAGCAGAACGCCACGATGGCGCTCAGCGTCGCCGAGCAGGCCTACGTGCTCGACGTCGGACGGGTGTCGCTCTCCGGCACGGCGGCCGAACTCGCCGGCAGCGACGAGGTGCAGCGCCTCTACCTCGGTCAGGACACCACCCGCGCCGCTCCCGGCGAGGCGGCGCCCCGCCGGACCCTGTCGCGGTGGTCCGGATGA
- a CDS encoding branched-chain amino acid ABC transporter permease, translated as MSQFLSLLLNGVSLGAMYALIALGFVVIFKASGVVSFTHGSLLLLGAYAIVRFAEPWGFWLGALAGITLTAAVSLLIERLVINPLRGAPDISLAVVTIGVDIILVTDMIRRIGSDILNVPHPWAGDVVRLGDVGISTNRALAIGVATILIALFFAAFKYSDWGVAMRAAAEDGEAAALMGIRQGRVSAIAWLIAGVLAAVAALFLVGAPTPGVSPAVYTVALGALPAAILGGLDSTGGALVGGLLIGVAEALAAGYQDHLLFLGRGIGAVVPYLVMIVVLLVRPSGLFGTKELTRV; from the coding sequence GTGAGCCAGTTCCTCTCGCTGCTGCTCAACGGCGTTTCGCTGGGCGCGATGTACGCGCTGATCGCGCTCGGCTTCGTGGTGATCTTCAAGGCCAGCGGCGTCGTGAGCTTCACCCACGGCTCGCTGCTGCTGCTCGGGGCGTACGCGATCGTCCGGTTCGCCGAGCCGTGGGGGTTCTGGCTCGGCGCGCTGGCCGGGATCACGCTCACCGCCGCGGTGTCGCTGCTGATCGAGCGGCTGGTGATCAACCCACTGCGTGGCGCGCCGGACATCAGCCTGGCCGTAGTGACGATCGGCGTCGACATCATCCTGGTCACCGACATGATCCGGCGGATCGGGTCGGACATCCTCAACGTGCCCCACCCCTGGGCCGGGGACGTCGTCCGGCTGGGTGACGTCGGCATCAGCACGAACCGTGCGCTCGCGATCGGCGTCGCCACCATCCTGATCGCCCTGTTCTTCGCCGCGTTCAAGTACTCGGACTGGGGCGTGGCGATGCGGGCGGCGGCCGAGGACGGCGAGGCCGCGGCGCTGATGGGAATCCGGCAGGGCCGGGTGTCGGCGATCGCCTGGCTGATCGCCGGTGTGCTGGCGGCGGTGGCGGCGCTGTTCCTCGTCGGTGCGCCGACGCCGGGGGTGAGCCCGGCGGTGTACACGGTGGCGCTCGGCGCGCTGCCCGCCGCGATCCTCGGCGGCCTGGACTCGACCGGCGGCGCGCTGGTCGGCGGCCTGCTGATCGGCGTCGCGGAGGCGCTGGCCGCCGGCTACCAGGACCACCTGCTGTTCCTGGGGCGGGGCATCGGCGCGGTCGTGCCGTACCTGGTGATGATCGTCGTCCTGCTGGTGCGGCCGTCGGGTCTGTTCGGGACGAAGGAACTGACACGTGTCTGA
- a CDS encoding SDR family NAD(P)-dependent oxidoreductase translates to MTVVVTGAGSGIGAAVAATVRATGASVIGLDLAAASADGAGLADGAAWADGAASVGAVASDVRQFDVRQFDVTDEAAWGALAAELGTVHGLVNCAGTTWRARLGDVTPDAFRRVQDVNVLGPLLGIQALAPLMPAGASIVNVGSLAAVQGHYPVAYTASKWSLRGLTHAACLELGPRGIRVNIVHPGFVETPMTASAAPAFRDSAVAETPLGRPGRPEEVAAVVAFLLSDAASFVTGAEIPVDGGAGSHGGAKSVSDALRPSYRP, encoded by the coding sequence ATGACCGTCGTCGTCACCGGGGCCGGGTCGGGAATCGGTGCGGCGGTCGCCGCGACGGTCCGTGCGACCGGTGCGTCGGTGATCGGCCTGGACCTCGCGGCGGCCTCCGCCGACGGTGCGGGCTTGGCCGACGGTGCGGCCTGGGCCGACGGTGCGGCCTCCGTCGGCGCGGTGGCGTCCGACGTTCGGCAGTTCGACGTTCGGCAGTTCGACGTCACGGACGAGGCGGCCTGGGGTGCGCTCGCCGCCGAGCTCGGCACCGTGCACGGCCTGGTCAACTGCGCGGGCACCACCTGGCGGGCCCGGCTGGGCGACGTCACCCCGGACGCCTTCCGGCGCGTGCAGGACGTCAACGTGCTCGGCCCGCTGCTGGGGATCCAGGCGCTGGCGCCGCTGATGCCCGCCGGCGCGTCGATCGTCAACGTCGGGTCGCTCGCCGCCGTGCAGGGGCACTACCCGGTCGCGTACACGGCGAGCAAGTGGTCGCTGCGCGGCCTCACCCACGCCGCGTGCCTGGAGCTCGGCCCGCGCGGAATCCGGGTCAACATCGTCCACCCCGGTTTTGTCGAGACGCCGATGACCGCGTCGGCCGCGCCGGCGTTCCGGGACAGTGCCGTCGCCGAGACCCCGCTCGGCAGGCCCGGCCGCCCGGAGGAGGTGGCGGCCGTGGTGGCGTTCCTGCTCAGCGATGCCGCCTCGTTCGTCACCGGCGCGGAGATCCCGGTGGACGGTGGTGCGGGTTCGCACGGTGGCGCCAAGTCGGTCTCGGACGCCCTGCGCCCCTCCTACCGACCCTGA
- a CDS encoding fumarylacetoacetate hydrolase family protein — protein sequence MRIATYLHDGVQRAGLVADDLVHPFADGLDARAVVALGLDAALALGAETIARTSGVPLADVRLLAPLAPASVRDFVAFEEHVEGVRRSIDGTGGVPEAWYDAPTFYFTNPHTILGPGDDVPFPADSVARDFELEVAVVVGAGGRNLSVDEARDAVFGYTVLNDWSARDLQSREMKVNLGPAKGKDFSTTLGPWIVTADELEPYRDAEGFLDLACTASVNGEVVGRDLLSNMGWTFEAMIAYASRSSRVVAGDVLGSGTVGNGGCLAELWGRRGQQDPPPLRNGDEVTLTVEGIGTLTNRVASAEPAPRLPPVRRRDSAAARRDAAALREAGARTEAAARREAGAR from the coding sequence ATGCGAATCGCCACCTACCTGCACGACGGCGTCCAGCGTGCCGGTCTCGTCGCAGACGACCTCGTGCACCCGTTCGCCGACGGCCTGGACGCGCGAGCGGTCGTCGCGCTGGGCCTGGACGCGGCACTCGCACTCGGCGCCGAGACCATCGCGCGCACGTCCGGCGTGCCGCTGGCGGACGTGCGGCTGCTGGCGCCGCTCGCCCCGGCGAGCGTCCGGGACTTCGTGGCGTTCGAGGAGCACGTCGAGGGCGTGCGGCGCAGCATCGACGGGACCGGCGGGGTGCCCGAGGCCTGGTACGACGCGCCGACGTTCTACTTCACGAACCCGCACACGATCCTCGGCCCGGGTGACGACGTGCCGTTCCCGGCCGACTCCGTCGCCCGGGACTTCGAGCTGGAGGTCGCGGTCGTGGTCGGTGCGGGCGGCCGAAACCTGTCGGTCGACGAGGCGCGGGACGCCGTTTTCGGTTACACCGTCCTCAACGACTGGTCGGCGCGCGACCTGCAGAGCCGCGAGATGAAGGTCAACCTCGGACCGGCCAAGGGCAAGGATTTCTCGACCACGCTCGGCCCGTGGATCGTCACCGCCGACGAGCTCGAGCCGTACCGCGACGCCGAGGGCTTCCTCGACCTGGCGTGCACGGCGTCCGTCAACGGTGAAGTTGTGGGCCGGGACCTGCTGTCGAACATGGGCTGGACGTTCGAGGCGATGATCGCGTACGCGTCCCGCAGCAGCCGGGTGGTCGCCGGTGACGTGCTGGGCTCTGGCACGGTCGGGAACGGCGGCTGCCTCGCGGAGCTGTGGGGACGCCGCGGACAGCAAGATCCGCCGCCGCTGCGGAACGGCGACGAGGTGACGCTGACCGTCGAGGGCATCGGCACGCTGACCAACCGGGTAGCGAGCGCGGAGCCCGCGCCCAGGCTGCCGCCGGTCCGCCGCCGCGACTCGGCGGCCGCACGCCGGGATGCGGCTGCGCTCCGGGAGGCGGGCGCACGCACGGAGGCGGCCGCACGCCGGGAGGCGGGCGCGCGATGA
- a CDS encoding winged helix DNA-binding domain-containing protein, whose protein sequence is MSHSELTWAHVHARRTARHALTAPLPAGRAAEAARALCGAHAQVLSAAELSIGLRVADTTRSDVRAALWDRHELVKTFGPRGTVHLLATADLPVWTAALSAIPSSASPFPDGVRFTAAEVDAVVAAIDDALIDATLTTDELGDEVVARTGPWAGERTMEAFQDKWPRWRQAISAAAHRGVLCFGPTRGRKVTYASPRRYLPSERPGSEEALAQLVRWYLTSYGPATPHQFAQWLSAPRGWATTLFATLADELEPVDVEGFTGWVVAGEAAPTDDPPGGLRLLPYFDAYQVGSHPRDRVFPGPARERALAGSQAGNYPVLLIDGVVAGVWHLRRSGRRLAITVEPLRPLSARRRAELDVEVERVGVILEGTPTLTIGPITVGAHA, encoded by the coding sequence ATGAGCCACTCCGAGTTGACCTGGGCCCACGTCCACGCCCGCCGGACCGCACGCCACGCGCTCACCGCGCCGCTGCCCGCCGGGCGCGCCGCCGAGGCGGCGCGGGCGCTCTGCGGCGCGCACGCGCAGGTGCTGTCGGCCGCCGAGCTGTCGATCGGCCTGCGGGTCGCCGACACGACCCGGTCCGACGTCCGTGCCGCGCTCTGGGACCGGCACGAGCTGGTCAAGACGTTCGGTCCGCGCGGGACCGTGCACCTGCTGGCCACCGCGGACCTTCCGGTCTGGACCGCCGCGCTGTCCGCGATCCCCTCGTCGGCGAGCCCGTTCCCGGACGGCGTCCGGTTCACCGCGGCCGAGGTCGACGCGGTGGTCGCCGCGATCGACGACGCGCTGATCGACGCCACGCTGACCACCGACGAGCTGGGCGACGAGGTGGTCGCGCGCACCGGGCCGTGGGCGGGCGAACGGACGATGGAGGCGTTCCAGGACAAGTGGCCGCGCTGGCGGCAGGCGATCAGCGCCGCCGCGCACCGAGGCGTCCTGTGTTTCGGCCCGACCCGGGGCCGGAAGGTGACGTACGCGAGCCCGCGCCGGTATCTGCCCTCCGAGCGGCCCGGCAGCGAGGAGGCGCTCGCGCAACTGGTGCGGTGGTACCTCACGAGCTACGGCCCCGCGACGCCGCACCAGTTCGCGCAGTGGCTCAGCGCGCCACGCGGCTGGGCGACGACGCTGTTCGCCACGCTCGCCGACGAGCTGGAGCCGGTCGACGTCGAGGGGTTCACCGGCTGGGTCGTGGCGGGCGAGGCCGCACCGACCGACGATCCGCCCGGCGGGCTGCGGCTGCTGCCGTACTTCGACGCGTACCAGGTCGGCAGCCATCCGCGGGACCGCGTGTTCCCCGGACCGGCCAGGGAGCGGGCGCTGGCCGGGAGCCAGGCGGGCAACTACCCGGTGCTGCTGATCGACGGCGTGGTCGCGGGCGTCTGGCACCTGCGGCGCTCGGGGCGGCGGCTCGCGATCACGGTCGAGCCGCTGCGACCGCTGAGCGCCCGGCGGCGCGCGGAGCTCGACGTCGAGGTCGAGCGGGTCGGCGTGATTCTCGAGGGAACACCGACCCTCACGATCGGGCCGATAACGGTCGGCGCGCACGCCTGA
- the atpE gene encoding ATP synthase F0 subunit C, translated as MVGYGLSAIGPGIGIGLIFAAYINGVARQPQARGTLQGIAILGFALAEALAIIGIGLAFAIP; from the coding sequence ATGGTCGGGTACGGCCTCTCCGCCATCGGCCCAGGAATAGGAATCGGCCTCATCTTCGCCGCGTACATCAACGGCGTCGCCCGGCAGCCGCAGGCGCGCGGCACGCTGCAGGGCATCGCGATCCTCGGCTTCGCGCTGGCCGAAGCGCTGGCGATCATCGGCATCGGACTGGCCTTCGCCATCCCCTGA
- a CDS encoding ABC transporter ATP-binding protein: protein MTEIPTLEVDDVTVRFGALAALSGVSFTVEPGAIHAVIGPNGAGKSTLFNVLSGVYRAAAGAVRFGPARLDRMRPFQIAGVGVARTFQNIALSGGQTVAENLMLGRHHLTRTGFLAAGLRLPTATREYRRHAARVAEIADFLELGGKLDTPVGALSYGDQKRVEAARALCTEPRILLLDEPVAGMNADETARMAGTIGAIRTALGISIVLVEHDMSLVMALADRVTVLDFGRRIADGSPAEIQSDPEVIRAYLGSGSDVLPPPTATHGEDT from the coding sequence ATGACCGAGATCCCGACCCTGGAAGTGGACGACGTCACCGTGCGGTTCGGTGCGCTCGCCGCGCTGTCGGGCGTCTCGTTCACGGTCGAGCCGGGCGCGATCCACGCGGTCATCGGTCCGAACGGCGCCGGGAAGTCGACGCTGTTCAACGTGTTGTCCGGGGTGTATCGCGCCGCCGCAGGGGCGGTGCGGTTCGGGCCGGCGCGGCTGGACCGGATGCGCCCGTTCCAGATCGCGGGCGTCGGCGTCGCCAGGACGTTCCAGAACATCGCGCTCTCCGGCGGGCAGACCGTGGCCGAGAACCTCATGCTCGGCAGGCACCACCTCACCCGCACCGGCTTCCTCGCGGCGGGTCTGCGGCTGCCCACCGCCACCCGCGAGTATCGGCGGCACGCCGCGCGGGTGGCCGAGATCGCCGACTTCCTCGAGCTCGGCGGCAAGCTCGACACACCGGTCGGCGCGCTCTCCTACGGCGACCAGAAGCGCGTCGAGGCCGCCAGGGCGCTCTGCACCGAACCGCGGATCCTGCTGCTGGACGAACCGGTGGCCGGCATGAACGCCGACGAGACCGCGCGGATGGCCGGGACGATCGGCGCGATCCGCACCGCGCTGGGGATATCGATCGTGCTCGTCGAACACGACATGAGCCTGGTCATGGCGCTGGCCGACCGGGTCACGGTGCTCGACTTCGGACGCCGGATCGCCGACGGCAGCCCGGCGGAGATCCAATCCGACCCCGAGGTGATCCGCGCCTACCTCGGCTCGGGCAGCGACGTGCTGCCACCACCCACCGCGACCCACGGGGAGGACACGTGA
- a CDS encoding GNAT family N-acetyltransferase, with the protein MRLERVTPENVEAALALSVRADQEDLVAPVAVSLAEAYAHGENAWPRLVYDGDRLVGFVMAFLDLPWDPADDPDDRRSGLWRLNIAADAQGRGYGRFAVGAVCDEIRARGGTQVYVSWTPRPGGPEPFYRKLGFRPTGEVSDGETVAVLDL; encoded by the coding sequence ATGCGGCTGGAGCGGGTCACTCCGGAGAACGTCGAGGCGGCGCTCGCGCTGAGCGTCCGCGCCGACCAGGAGGACCTGGTCGCGCCGGTGGCGGTGTCGCTCGCCGAGGCGTACGCCCACGGCGAGAACGCGTGGCCGCGGCTCGTCTACGACGGTGACCGGCTGGTCGGGTTCGTGATGGCGTTCCTCGACCTGCCGTGGGATCCCGCGGACGACCCCGACGACCGGCGTTCCGGGCTCTGGCGGTTGAACATCGCCGCGGACGCGCAGGGCAGGGGCTACGGCCGGTTCGCCGTCGGCGCGGTGTGCGACGAGATCCGCGCCCGCGGCGGCACGCAGGTCTACGTCAGCTGGACGCCACGACCGGGCGGCCCCGAGCCGTTCTATCGCAAACTCGGGTTCCGCCCGACCGGCGAGGTGAGCGACGGCGAGACCGTCGCGGTCCTCGACCTCTGA
- a CDS encoding ABC transporter substrate-binding protein translates to MSIAARTRLVAIATAFAVVLAGCSNKADDGNNGSGSVATDVGVDGDTITLGVLTDLTGVFAALGKDITNANTLYWKTRKVCDRYTVKLDVQDTGYVPQQGVQLYSSIKSGVLAMQQTIGSPINAALAADYEADRIVNFPSAWGETLTDIPGTGLPGATYDVELSNGYDYMFKQGLLKEGDTVGHIYFEGEYGESGLAGTKFVAGKKKLTVVEAQIKATDQDMSAQVSQFKARGVDVIVLTVAPTQTASVAAAAQAQNMRVPILGSNPVFAPGLLQGPTAGWLTSYLHVAAPVSTFDRHPALYDEYTKAYPETRNPSAGVVLGYGMAEIMRQVLDAACERDDLTRQGVLNAFNELKQVDTNGLLVPIDSFTLHRSPSLQSFIFRPADVRGGAKVVQDAFEGEWAEQLAGR, encoded by the coding sequence ATGAGCATCGCCGCCCGCACCCGTCTGGTCGCCATCGCCACCGCGTTCGCGGTCGTGCTGGCCGGGTGCAGCAACAAGGCCGACGACGGGAACAACGGCTCGGGCTCGGTCGCCACCGACGTCGGGGTGGACGGCGACACGATCACGCTGGGCGTGCTGACCGACCTCACCGGCGTCTTCGCCGCGCTGGGCAAGGACATCACGAACGCGAACACGCTCTACTGGAAGACCCGCAAGGTCTGTGACCGGTACACGGTGAAGCTCGACGTTCAGGACACCGGGTACGTGCCGCAGCAGGGCGTCCAGCTCTACAGCTCGATCAAGTCCGGCGTGCTGGCGATGCAGCAGACGATCGGCTCGCCGATCAACGCCGCGCTGGCCGCGGACTACGAAGCCGACCGGATCGTGAACTTCCCGTCGGCGTGGGGCGAGACGCTCACCGATATCCCCGGCACCGGCCTGCCCGGCGCGACGTACGACGTCGAGCTCTCGAACGGCTACGACTACATGTTCAAGCAGGGTCTCCTCAAAGAGGGCGACACGGTCGGCCACATCTACTTCGAGGGTGAGTACGGCGAGAGCGGCCTGGCCGGCACGAAGTTCGTCGCGGGCAAGAAGAAGCTGACGGTCGTCGAGGCGCAGATCAAGGCGACCGACCAGGACATGAGCGCCCAGGTGAGCCAGTTCAAGGCGCGCGGGGTCGACGTGATCGTGCTGACCGTCGCGCCGACGCAGACCGCGTCGGTCGCCGCGGCGGCGCAGGCGCAGAACATGCGGGTGCCGATCCTGGGGAGCAACCCGGTGTTCGCTCCGGGCCTGCTGCAGGGGCCGACCGCCGGTTGGCTGACGTCCTACCTGCACGTGGCCGCTCCGGTGTCGACGTTCGACCGCCACCCGGCCCTCTACGACGAGTACACGAAGGCCTACCCGGAGACCCGGAACCCGAGCGCTGGTGTGGTGCTCGGGTACGGCATGGCCGAGATCATGCGCCAGGTGCTGGACGCCGCCTGCGAGCGTGACGACCTGACCCGCCAGGGCGTGCTGAACGCGTTCAACGAACTGAAGCAGGTCGACACCAACGGGCTGCTGGTGCCGATCGACAGCTTCACGCTGCACCGGTCGCCGAGCCTGCAGAGTTTCATCTTCCGGCCGGCCGATGTCCGCGGCGGAGCGAAGGTCGTGCAGGACGCGTTCGAGGGTGAGTGGGCGGAGCAGCTGGCCGGCCGCTGA
- a CDS encoding MBL fold metallo-hydrolase, producing the protein MRLKLGRPDLSAYAARFAVPPATAASPLSVTFLGVATLLVDDGQDAVLTDGYFSRPGLLRVALGRIAPDVDRITRELTAAGVSRLAAVAPVHTHFDHVLDSAVVAERTGAVLVGGRSAANVGRGAGLPEDAVRVVTPGEPLEFGPYTITLVESHHCPPDRYPGEIDAPLRPPAPAAAYRCGEAWSTFLTHGPSGRRLLVQGSAGFVPGALRGYRADVVYLGVGQLGLRPETEIRQYWDETVRQVGAQRVVLIHWDDFFRPLDRPLRALPYAGDDLDVTMRVLGELADADGVRLWFPTVRVPEDAWA; encoded by the coding sequence GTGCGACTCAAGCTGGGGCGTCCGGACCTGTCGGCCTACGCCGCTCGGTTCGCGGTGCCACCGGCCACCGCTGCCAGCCCGCTGAGCGTGACGTTCCTCGGTGTGGCGACGCTGCTGGTGGACGACGGCCAGGACGCGGTGCTGACCGACGGGTACTTCAGCCGCCCGGGGCTGCTGAGGGTCGCGCTCGGCCGGATCGCGCCGGACGTCGACCGGATCACCCGCGAGCTGACCGCCGCCGGGGTGTCCCGGCTGGCCGCGGTCGCGCCGGTGCACACCCACTTCGACCACGTGCTGGACTCCGCGGTGGTCGCCGAGCGCACCGGCGCCGTGCTGGTCGGCGGCCGGTCGGCCGCGAACGTCGGCCGGGGTGCCGGCCTTCCCGAGGACGCCGTCCGCGTGGTCACCCCCGGCGAACCGCTCGAGTTCGGCCCGTACACGATCACGCTGGTCGAGTCGCACCACTGCCCGCCCGACCGCTACCCGGGTGAGATCGACGCTCCGCTGCGGCCACCTGCCCCGGCAGCGGCGTACCGCTGCGGCGAGGCGTGGTCGACGTTTCTCACGCACGGGCCGTCCGGGCGGCGGCTGCTGGTCCAGGGCAGCGCGGGTTTCGTGCCCGGCGCGCTGCGCGGTTACCGGGCCGACGTCGTCTACCTGGGCGTGGGCCAGCTGGGGCTGCGCCCGGAGACGGAGATCCGGCAGTACTGGGACGAGACGGTCCGGCAGGTCGGCGCACAGCGTGTCGTGCTGATCCACTGGGACGACTTCTTCCGCCCGCTGGACCGGCCGCTCCGGGCGCTGCCGTACGCCGGTGACGACCTCGACGTCACGATGCGGGTCCTGGGCGAGCTCGCCGACGCCGACGGCGTCCGGCTGTGGTTCCCGACGGTCCGCGTCCCCGAGGACGCCTGGGCGTAG
- a CDS encoding branched-chain amino acid ABC transporter permease — MSEPARVAEPAAPAPSGAAGPPKRRVERPVRLLVVGAVLVVLLVAPFYVEEFWLRTGFAICGAVVGALGLNLLVGTAGQLSLAHSFFLAVGAISYTFVADDPSGVRADELSGLGWPPLFGLVVGVVLAGVAGLAFSPIAARLRGIYLGVASLALVFIGQHVLNSWTSVTGGFNGRSVPEFTLFGFQFADTPALTLLGVPFRESERLWYLGLALALVSYLFARNLLRSRPGLALRTLRDSEVAASVMGVDVQRYKAGVFLVSSAYGGLAGVIYALSIGSVAPESFGLFVSIQYLAMIVLGGLGSLGGAIAGAVFVAALPLVLQRYADALPLVTDAGGGGLAAGEAARYLYGLAIVLVVLFHPTGLAGLARRFRRRTPSTDPATPRGHR; from the coding sequence GTGTCTGAGCCCGCCCGCGTGGCCGAGCCCGCTGCCCCCGCGCCGTCCGGTGCGGCCGGGCCGCCGAAGCGTCGCGTCGAGCGGCCGGTGCGGCTGCTCGTCGTCGGTGCGGTGCTGGTCGTGCTGCTGGTCGCGCCGTTCTACGTCGAGGAGTTCTGGCTGCGGACCGGCTTCGCGATCTGCGGTGCCGTGGTCGGTGCGCTCGGGCTGAATTTGCTGGTCGGGACCGCGGGCCAGCTGTCGCTCGCGCACTCGTTCTTCCTCGCGGTCGGCGCGATCAGCTACACGTTCGTGGCCGACGACCCGAGCGGTGTCCGGGCCGACGAGCTGTCCGGGCTGGGCTGGCCGCCGTTGTTCGGGCTGGTCGTCGGCGTCGTGCTGGCGGGCGTCGCGGGGCTGGCGTTCAGCCCGATCGCGGCCCGGCTCCGCGGTATCTACCTCGGCGTCGCGTCGCTCGCGCTGGTCTTCATCGGCCAGCACGTCCTCAACAGCTGGACGTCGGTCACCGGCGGGTTCAACGGCCGTTCGGTGCCGGAGTTCACGCTCTTCGGGTTCCAGTTCGCGGACACGCCCGCGCTGACGCTGCTCGGCGTCCCGTTCCGGGAGTCCGAGCGGCTCTGGTACCTCGGGCTGGCGCTGGCGCTGGTCTCCTACCTGTTCGCCCGCAATCTGCTGCGCAGCCGCCCCGGCCTGGCGCTGCGGACGCTGCGCGACAGCGAGGTCGCGGCTTCGGTGATGGGCGTGGACGTCCAGCGGTACAAGGCCGGGGTGTTCCTGGTCAGCTCGGCGTACGGCGGGCTGGCCGGGGTGATCTACGCGCTCTCGATCGGGAGCGTCGCGCCGGAGTCGTTCGGCCTGTTCGTCTCCATCCAGTACCTCGCGATGATCGTCCTCGGCGGGCTCGGCTCGCTGGGCGGCGCGATCGCCGGGGCGGTGTTCGTCGCCGCGCTCCCGCTCGTGCTCCAGCGTTACGCGGACGCGCTGCCGCTGGTCACCGACGCCGGCGGCGGTGGCCTGGCCGCCGGTGAGGCCGCCCGGTACCTCTACGGCCTGGCGATCGTCCTCGTGGTGCTCTTCCACCCGACCGGGCTGGCCGGTCTCGCACGCCGATTCCGCCGCCGCACTCCTTCCACCGATCCCGCGACACCGAGGGGGCACCGATGA
- a CDS encoding crotonase/enoyl-CoA hydratase family protein yields MDYDTIRYQVSDRILTLTLDRPEQLNAFTVRMAEELVDAFGRASTDDDVAAIVVTGSGRAFCAGMDLSASGNVFGLDETLRPTPSEIRDRLDDPEIVHGVRDTGGRVTLAIYDCPKPVIAAINGPAVGIGATMTLPMDIRLASDKARIGFVFGKLGVVPEACSSWFLPRIVGISRALEWTYSADILSAAEAHEGGLVRQVVPADDLLPTAYALAAKFTTDRSPVATALTRQLMYRNSAQPHPLEAHLSDSLAMFYTSIGDGKEGVRAFLEKRPPRFTGGDVPRVFPEKD; encoded by the coding sequence ATGGACTACGACACGATCCGCTACCAGGTCAGCGACCGCATCCTCACGCTGACGCTGGACCGGCCGGAGCAGCTCAACGCGTTCACGGTGCGCATGGCCGAGGAGCTCGTCGACGCGTTCGGGCGCGCGAGCACGGACGACGACGTCGCCGCGATCGTCGTGACCGGCAGCGGCCGCGCGTTCTGCGCCGGTATGGATCTGTCGGCCTCCGGCAACGTCTTCGGCCTGGACGAGACGCTCCGCCCGACGCCGTCGGAGATCCGGGACCGGCTGGACGACCCGGAGATCGTGCACGGCGTCCGGGACACCGGTGGCCGGGTGACGCTGGCGATCTACGACTGCCCGAAGCCGGTCATCGCCGCGATCAACGGCCCCGCGGTCGGGATCGGCGCGACGATGACGCTCCCGATGGACATCCGGCTCGCGTCCGACAAGGCCCGGATCGGGTTCGTCTTCGGCAAGCTCGGCGTCGTGCCGGAGGCCTGCAGTTCGTGGTTCCTACCGCGGATCGTGGGTATCAGCCGGGCGCTGGAGTGGACGTACTCGGCCGACATCCTGTCCGCGGCGGAGGCGCACGAGGGCGGTCTGGTGCGGCAGGTCGTCCCGGCCGACGACCTGCTGCCGACCGCCTACGCGCTCGCGGCGAAGTTCACCACCGACCGCTCACCCGTCGCGACCGCGCTGACCAGGCAGCTGATGTACCGCAACAGCGCCCAGCCGCACCCGCTGGAGGCCCATCTCAGCGACTCGCTGGCGATGTTCTACACGAGCATCGGCGACGGTAAGGAGGGCGTGCGGGCCTTCCTGGAGAAGCGCCCGCCCCGATTCACGGGCGGTGACGTCCCGCGCGTCTTCCCGGAGAAGGACTGA